The following coding sequences are from one Schizosaccharomyces osmophilus chromosome 1, complete sequence window:
- the atg2402 gene encoding autophagy associated protein Atg24c codes for MLKCTIENDQIQTLRNGETFVSYQVRTHSDLSVFEEKEFFVRRRYSDFEMLHNILSRDYSGYAIPPVPRKHTVTSFSGGSLSPIFVARRMHSLQTFLNRCIAHPVISNSMHMYQFLENESWKFYYHNAWMQAENANIKPPQGIKSERNIEKSSILTDPYPIVVQENAKRILQNCETDLQKLAKACSQHMSSLQTFPSDVTISKPLHAFYADEISSIFRTLKKTNAHLLNAFQANILTSIQDLEDYLLIFKSLVKQREQKQKTFETIQLECSQISAIEASIANEQPTPSVSNNLQNSRKRTTLSSQNKSTSLFTVPRFLRKKRSTSTELANPIEALKLCYQDLQQFDEKLDGEMQFLRERLDVETRRTLQLICDNHVNHFTDILESLNT; via the coding sequence ATGCTCAAATGcacaattgaaaatgatcaAATTCAAACTTTACGGAATGGAGAAACATTTGTGTCGTACCAAGTCCGCACTCACAGCGACTTGTCAGTAtttgaagagaaagaattcTTCGTCCGGCGAAGATACAGTGATTTTGAGATGCTCCATAACATTTTGAGCAGAGATTACAGTGGATATGCAATCCCTCCGGTCCCAAGGAAGCATACAGTCACCTCGTTTTCAGGTGGATCTCTTTCACCGATATTCGTGGCCCGGCGAATGCATTCTTTGCAAACATTCCTAAACCGATGCATTGCTCACCCTGTGATTAGCAATTCTATGCACATGTATCAATTCcttgaaaatgaatccTGGAAATTTTACTACCACAATGCCTGGATGCAAGCGGAAAACGCAAACATCAAACCTCCACAAGGAATAAAAAGTGAGAGGAACATTGAAAAGTCTTCTATTCTCACTGATCCTTATCCCATTGTTGTTCAAGAAAATGCGAAACGGATATTACAAAATTGTGAGACAGATCTACAAAAACTGGCCAAGGCTTGTAGTCAGCACATGAGCAGTTTACAGACTTTTCCATCTGATGTAACAATTTCCAAACCTTTGCATGCTTTTTATGCAGATGAAATTTCCTCGATCTTTAGAACCTTGAAGAAAACTAATGCTCACCTGCTGAATGCGTTTCAAGCGAATATACTGACTTCAATCCaggatttggaagattATCTACtcatttttaaatcttTAGTGAAACAACGAgagcaaaaacaaaaaacgTTTGAAACAATTCAGCTTGAATGCTCTCAAATTTCCGCCATAGAAGCTTCCATTGCCAATGAGCAGCCAACCCCCAGTGTTAGTAACAACTTGCAAAACTCCCGAAAAAGGACAACATTATCCTCCCAAAATAAATCTACCAGCTTGTTCACTGTCCCCAGGTTTCTTCGGAAAAAGAGGTCAACATCTACGGAACTGGCAAATCCCATAGAGGCTCTCAAATTATGTTACCAAGATCTTCAacaatttgatgaaaaactaGATGGTGAAATGCAATTTCTTCGTGAAAGACTGGACGTCGAAACTCGACGGACATTACAACTTATTTGCGACAACCATGTAAACCACTTTACTGACATTCTTGAAAGTTTAAATACTTAG